From a single Micromonas commoda chromosome 5, complete sequence genomic region:
- a CDS encoding predicted protein: protein MSDVQALVNYYARAGYGRHVQTVCGEALRSRPGDPTLSFWRAFGLILEGSYSEAIAQLESLMERREISLACVAASIHAHKMARIVDEESVDALEDRMHREEGDANERALLACANFYALAGGPDSWRARGMAERALRMARGDGFDAKTLLGTTENDRARTRKAKRWFDEVLDTEEGEGHLEALMGRVKVMERLGQVAGALDALNRVAVIHPSFVPAVAEKAKMRMRAGDWDAALETAQGILERDPKNIDALRLRAFYLLGVEGNAAAGRAMIGQLTDALESLEGRNARLFVSCSRDLARVAGGTSTTLSALGRMLERARAIEPQDVDVLNEVAYQQQLAGNYAGAVGTYREAARVAEMDGTLDNLDSLYGTIHCQLLDGQLTEGGQQLEFLTDVASERGIKLVFLTALHAARVKGDVATPLAELEGLLADHTASVQRKPFAYDYFVHMDPDLLLQCAELYLSQESGEPRGKGEPMSPGMERATALLEAVCGKAPGLLSAQLLLMRTRYVAGAHDAAARTAESLLEMDQGCADAHLVLSRIHLSKGDHAAARAALDEAVASDFKVRESPMFSIISAQCKVSDGDLEGGLKELEAAMKLPGVRAPLTARQEEEARRKKTIPVSVQDRATVFIMLAEVLHKLERAADADAQLKTATSEFAGTPEEVRVMIASCEMAMEKGGDGEEKALTLLSRVTRESPHYAKAKMALARIYLEKRKEEEKYIHCYQELAREINDTKSWAALGEAFITICEPEYAINAYEHAATLDKTNDPAFKRNMAKAYVTCLFFKAAVEYMEKECRKDPDAIDLQMDLSALYIRLKKFGEAEDWLAKLVNRLENAVDTASLERGVECARMLAKVCEGIKDREGRIESLTRAHTMRKSLVLRARADREEYKKQIGLMSELCVEIAGLHQARHDVKSALGFYEEALKNDRTNVPALLALSRMRLNSGEIDACQQSCSEVLRYDADNEEASLMLAELMFQKENYETAIYHFSQLLEKNPCNYRALAQLVHLLRRCGRLDEVGRFIKLAHSTSESPQYDCGLNYCKGLVSKFENKPQDALRSFNLSRKDIQWGPNAVYSMVEIYLSPESTDLWDEEAMMDGGGDDQARVAAAESLLAEVHPNRREEPRHVILECYARMMSKSQHGIAEALNILGDIIIQEPNNVPAVLAVCTCHMLLRQVPKARNQLKRVEKMPYNASEADEFERSWLMMADIEVQGKKYDHAIDLCHKCLKYNRSCAKAWELIGQVCEWEQNYVEASENYERAWQFCGMSNPRVGFRLAWCHLKSKRMVDCIDVCKKVLSEHPDYPKIKRDILQKAQAGLRP from the exons ATGTCGGACGTGCAGGCGCTGGTGAACTACTACGCCCGGGCCGGGTACGGGCGGCATGTTCAGACGGTGTGCGGCGAGGCACTCCGCTCGAGGCCGGGTGACCCCACGCTCTCGTTCtggcgcgcgttcgggcTGATCCTCGAGGGTTCGTACTCGGAGGCcatcgcgcagctcgagtcGCTCAtggagcgccgcgagatctccctcgcgtgcgtcgcggcgagcatccACGCGCACAAGATGGCGAGGATCGTGGACGAAGagagcgtcgacgccctggaGGACCGGATGCATCGCGAGGAGGGGGACGCcaacgagcgcgcgctgctcgcgtgcgccaacttctacgccctcgcgggcgggccCGACTCCTGGCGCGCCAGAGGAAtggccgagcgcgcgcttcgaatggcgcggggcgacggcttcgacgcCAAGACCCTGCTCG GAACCACCGAGAACGATCGCGCCAGGACGCGAAAGGCCAAGCGCTGGTTCGACGAAGTCCTCGacaccgaggagggcgaggggcACCTCGAGGCGCTGATGGGACGGGTCAAGGTGATGGAACGTTTAGGTCAGGTGGccggcgcgctggacgccctcaaccgcgtcgccgtcatccACCCCTCCTTCgtacccgccgtcgcggagaaggccaagatGCGAATGCGCGCCGGGGActgggacgcggcgctggagacggCGCAGGGGATCCTGGAGCGCGATCCCAAAAacatcgacgcgctcaggCTCCGCGCCTTCTAcctgctcggcgtcgagggtaacgcggcggcgggaagggcCATGATTGGCCAACTGACGGACGCTCTCGAGTCGCTCGAGGGTAGAAACGCGCGTCTCTTCGTGTCATGCTCGCGGGACctcgcgagggtggcgggGGGTACGTCGACCACGCTGAGCGCGTTGGGTAGGATGCTGgagcgggcgagggcgatcgaGCCGCAGGACGTGGACGTGTTAAACGAGGTGGCGTACCAGCAACAGCTCGCGGGTAACTACGCCGGAGCCGTCGGAACGTaccgggaggcggcgcgggtcgccgaAATGGACGGAACCCTCGACAACCTCGACTCCCTCTACGGGACCATACACTGCCAGCTACTCGACGGGCAGTTGACGGAGGGGGGGCAGCAGCTCGAGTTTCTgacggacgtcgcgtcggagcgCGGGATTAAGCTGGTGTTTCTTACCGCtctgcacgcggcgagggtcaaAGGCGACGTGGCGACTCCCCTGGCTGAGCTAGAGGGGCTCCTGGCGGATCACACGGCGTCGGTGCAACGCAAGCCGTTCGCGTACGATTACTTCGTTCACATGGACCCGGACCTGCTTCTGCAGTGCGCGGAGCTGTACCTGTCGCAGGAGAGCGGCGAACCGCGGGGTAAAGGTGAGCCGATGAGCCCCGGGATGgagcgcgccaccgcgctgctgGAGGCGGTTTGCGGGAAGGCGCCGGGGCTCCTCTCCGCGCAGCTGCTGCTCATGCGCACGCGatacgtcgccggcgcgcacgacgcggcggcgcgcacggccGAGTCGCTGCTCGAGATGGACCAGGGatgcgccgacgcccaccTCGTGCTCTCGAGGATCCATCTGTCCAAGGGTGATCACgctgcggcgcgcgcggcgctcgacgaagccgtcgccaGCGATTTCAAGGTTCGCGAGTCTCCGATGTTTTCCATCATCAGCGCGCAGTGCAAGGTGTCGGACGGTGACCTCGAGGGAGggctcaaggagctcgaggcggcgatgaagctCCCGGGGGTGCGCGCCCCGCTCACCGCGCgacaggaggaggaggcgagacGCAAGAAGACGATCCCGGTCTCTGTGCAGGACCGGGCCACCGTCTTCATCatgctcgcggaggtgctccacaagctggagcgcgccgcggacgccgatgCGCAGCTcaagacggcgacgtcggagTTCGCTGGGACACCCGAGGAGGTCCGGGTGATGATCGCGAGTTGCGAGATGGCGATGGAGAagggtggcgacggcgaagaaaAAGCGCTCACGCTCCTCTCACGCGTCACCCGGGAATCGCCCCACTacgccaaggccaagatGGCACTCGCGAGGATCTACCTGGAAAAACGCAAGGAGGAGGAAAAATACATCCACTGCTACCAGGAACTCGCGCGAGAGATCAACGACACCAAATCATGGGCGGCGCTGGGAGAGGCGTTCATCACAATCTGCGAGCCTGAGTACGCTATTAATGCGTATGAACACGCAGCTACTCTGGATAAAACCAACGATCCAGCGTTCAAGCGCAACATGGCAAAGGCGTACGTCACCTGCCTTTTCTTCAAAGCCGCGGTGGAGTACATGGAGAAGGAATGTCGTAAGGACCCGGACGCTATAGACCTTCAGATGGACCTATCCGCGCTGTATATCCGCCTGAAGAAATTTGGCGAGGCTGAGGATTGGCTCGCCAAGCTGGTGAACCGGCTCGAAAACGCGGTGGACACCGCGTCCCTGGAGCGAGGAGTGGAGTGCGCGCGAATGCTCGCGAAGGTCTGCGAGGGGATCAAGGACCGCGAGGGTCGGATAGAGTCCCTGACGCGTGCGCACACGATGCGAAAGTCGCTCGTGTTGAGGGCCAGAGCTGACCGGGAAGAGTACAAAAAACAGATTGGTCTCATGTCGGAGCTCTGCGTGGAGATTGCGGGGTTGCACCAGGCGCGCCACGACGTCAAGTCCGCTCTCGGGTTCTACGAAGAGGCGCTCAAGAACGATAGAACCAACGTGCCCGCGCTGTTGGCGCTCAGCAGGATGAGGCTCAACTCTGGGGAAATTGATGCGTGTCAGCAGTCGTGCTCCGAAGTTCTCAGGTACGACGCGGACAACGAAGAGGCTTCGCTGATGCTTGCCGAGCTTATGTTCCAAAAGGAAAACTACGAAACCGCGATTTACCACTTCTCGCAGCTGCTCGAGAAGAACCCCTGCAACTACCGGGCGTTGGCACAGCTTGTGCATCTGTTGCGGAGGTGTGGTCGGCTTGACGAAGTTGGAAGGTTCATCAAACTTGCGCACTCGACCTCCGAGTCGCCTCAGTACGACTGCGGCCTCAACTACTGCAAAGGACTCGTCTCCAAGTTCGAAAACAAGCCCCAGGATGCGCTGCGGAGTTTTAACCTGTCCAGGAAGGACATTCAGTGGGGTCCAAACGCGGTTTACAGCATGGTTGAGATTTACCTGTCGCCCGAGTCGACTGACCtttgggacgaggaggcgatgaTGGACGGAGGAGGGGATGATCAGGCGAGGgtagccgccgcggagtcaCTCCTCGCGGAAGTGCACCCCAACCGGCGTGAGGAGCCCAGGCACGTAATATTGGAGTGCTACGCGCGTATGATGAGCAAGAGTCAGCACGGCATTGCAGAGGCGTTGAACATCCTTGGCGACATAATCATCCAGGAGCCGAATAACGTTCCGGCGGTCCTCGCGGTGTGCACCTGTCACATGCTCTTGCGCCAGGTGCCCAAGGCGAGGAATCAGCTGAAGCGGGTGGAGAAAATGCCGTACAACGCCTCGGAAGCAGACGAGTTCGAACGGTCGTGGCTCATGATGGCGGACATCGAGGTGCAGGGGAAGAAGTACGATCACGCCATCGACCTCTGCCACAAGTGCCTTAAGTACAATAGGAGCTGCGCGAAAGCATGGGAGCTCATCGGACAGGTTTGCGAGTGGGAGCAGAACTACGTCGAGGCGTCGGAGAACTACGAAAGGGCGTGGCAGTTCTGCGGGATGTCAAACCCCAGGGTGGGTTTCCGGCTGGCGTGGTGCCACCTAAAGTCGAAGAGGATGGTGGACTGCATCGATGTCTGCAAAAAGGTGCTGAGCGAGCACCCGGACTATCCAAAGATCAAAAGAGACATCCTGCAGAAGGCACAGGCGGGTTTGAGGCCTTGA
- a CDS encoding predicted protein (Encodes a protein with hydroxyproline-rich glycoprotein (HRGP) motifs) has protein sequence MSSEQPLKSVYRSANISLRKADLARQNGDDDEELYHLNQFAKTVRLTLQTHRLWERRKDDKDAVELVSKLPEMDARIRELGGTPYTPPDAAPPPRSDSAPSVLEAAATQLRVPGQASAAARGAAAARAATRGALLRRSRANSRSNSRPASPERTRPAPPAAPAPARPPPHHHPSRHPESARVPIKDDDDDAPGSPSSAEKYGARVQGEVARLFEEAEAVRIAALERKVEMMRARMDATSGAAHGVAGGLSPSKAPRSSTEVSAAMDPYRTLLPSASASVAAAIVSSGGSALAPPSGGFADRLESIDAEVTRLRKHIADAAAATGTVTGTSFAQRLDDVEREVRETRRASLDKAAYVVAPAPEPRAASSAPVTHHPVTHPSADAPGAWIRRGETEMSATPRAPRAGPVMAVGSSWLVKQLSPGTARPSAPAEEPSPPPPPPPPPPPAPAIPSSPPRVTLPPAPDIPVPSTRPSAPASEPVATVSDSETKFKAPGPEALAKEQKKKGTSAPATAPPAPAPEPPSPATLPPATLPPATLPAPPDDLNAVAAAAAARAIESSLASSRAGSPSKGTRSGPGRPDAVLATMDGAKAAAVAAAEAAATAVSERVRRELRFVAERQDALTRRGEAEFNAVVAQVLPLHEETNALRTSLSQLEVRLDSVAEHVASTDGVNMAASAAAVAAAAGAEVEALRAHVAKQQKASQDWTESAIAHYGQQAWDHTQRLLLERDQSEQERVKHLQSQLEESHRWQREFQRDVAEKFVQQESAVEAMRRQMMQMAAAMEDMQGELAQQGGQKQSQMNVIMQRLGALESAPPRHSVPHPAPGEAGPADGEEKVTSTSAPDARLDTIEARLSTAEDLLGQTAMASARATAPIAEAVGDIVPEIHSLRDRLAKMEGLDYGESLNTLNDRLSALEATGMPVAAQGTIGVEEIVPEIHSLRDRLAKMEGLNYGKSLNTLYDRISTLEAMGMPVAAQGTIADDDRSELEARIIRAESSAAAAAATEVQILKEKLSEFGMRLNRAEEVAAEAAEAATTTSPGTEATKKAVPGLRSRVAEMEVEVAARLSDVESRIAELAETCVETAAFIAATPAPTRGARGAPGGSVRGSPRRVTPSPRKSPVPPESHASERITEERQVTLHEIALDAVAEVEDRLAVKIAEVEAKMFELANGGGGEYPTNVETEFASPAGVPVSPRSPGGGGRTPRSPGGGFGVRGELDAVKERLQELSDSFVQVDAIAVDNESLGRRVAELESLQQASAAASTANFNAHESKLAELADVVRRVENLEADVVRRVENLEADGETSSELAVAMAGRVHEVKKEIAEIQDTKAIVSSVKSSVAAVQAKVSSLAAETAETIEAIRGRQSEMEAELRNVPGLVQSTTRKVSVKVDNLSAEVADLRKHRAADAERMVENEEQVRQAKAMASTAAYLDKENVAPRLNALESLDLKTLRQRLVDMEVMLLDAAMAGEEETETRIRERAEFEAGLTPREKFERRIDALEESKRTRARASVTASWGRAEKKQAEGIVIDGSSLNSAAVDAVKGEIENLQRRIEQIERDFVQSRVDATTSDENAAAASANAEAASTAAISAAASAAGAAELVADEVEKLRRRLAAVEGQGGNTGTPGTPKRVAPRSPDSESRPRAPDSLPPPAEHPAESTMRGAFQGVTAEEAAEAAAALGLSSKGPAPISPMAKAKTAAARARLAAQHEAAKLGIKLGDPSIKPLEDLAASMSPRVDHSDPVALATAADRQLAAELATVCALVEREESRRLEIREDEMRSRIEGSSDRATDAVAIAETRAAQRRWEIAMESQLLRLRKAAHEAEERHAVAAAVVRGVDEVGPAQEVAARLSYVHGKVDAMLRAEGVRLERATSRAAGEGQQPPWGAGPGLKSPGKVKAAEIYRHLAELERGVSALARTAPAGTVAAAVGVSRSMGKKNTEELVEVKSLRHMVRAVQTELGGLQKRLDAVDKRTTGAGRAEQDIYRAQMSEVRSDVKALKRGFAETRKMADDSLKRAVKSESTAAGAHAHAEELGAAVTAARGETARLRERVDALAHGADAGLRAIDGKVERVKSSCRGAKATGRMAEARAVALAGELGRVARHVGLDGVGEALRTGTLFQPPKEIKKRPTTLEALAAAPGVGLGTPASAAGDEEDDDLFDLPSLAGDVGVGEDASIAPPSPKAVDKSKRKVTWRANVDP, from the coding sequence ATGAGCTCCGAGCAGCCACTGAAGAGCGTATACCGCTCGGCGAACATATCCCTGCGCAAGGCTGACCTGGCGCGCCAGaatggggacgacgacgaggagctctaCCATCTCAATCAGTTCGCCAAGACTGTGCGACTGACGCTCCAGACCCATCGGCTGTGGGAGCGGCGGAAGGATGATAAGGACGCCGTGGAGCTGGTGTCGAAACTCccggagatggacgcgaggaTACGCGAGCTGGGGGGCACCCCGTACACGCCCCCCGATGcggccccgcccccgcgctcggacTCGGCCCCCTCGGTcctcgaggctgcggcgacgcAGCTCCGGGTCCCCGGgcaggcgtccgcggcggcgaggggcgcggcggcagcgcgcgccgcgacgagagGCGCGCTGCTACGACGGAGCCGCGCGAACAGCAGATCGAACTCCCGCCCGGCGAGCCCGGAGAGGAcacgcccggcgccgcccgccgccccggcgcccgcgaggccgccCCCGCATCATCACCCGTCGCGACACCCCGAGTCCGCCCGAGTCCCAATcaaagacgacgacgacgacgccccgggaTCCCCGTCCAGCGCCGAAAAGTACGGCGCGAGGGTTCAGGGCGAGGTGGCGCGGCTgttcgaggaggccgaggctgttcgcatcgccgcgttggagCGAAAGGTTGAGATGATGCGCGCTCGCATGGATGCCACCTctggcgcggcgcacggcgtcgccgggggttTGTCCCCGAGCAAAGCCCCGCGTTCCTCGACGGaggtcagcgccgcgatggacccgtACCGGACCTTActcccgtcggcgtcggcgtcggtagccgcggcgatcgtgtCGTCGGGAGgctccgcgctcgctcccccgagcggcgggttcgcggaCCGATTGGAatcgatcgacgcggaggtgacTAGGCTGAGGAAACACATCGccgacgcagccgccgcgaccggcaCGGTCACCGGGACGTCGTTCGCGCAGAGgctggacgacgtggagcgcgaggttcgggagacgaggcgcgcgtccctcgatAAGGCGGCGTACGTGGtggccccggcgccggaaCCCCgggccgcctcgagcgccccggtgactcaccacccggtgactcaccccagcgccgacgcccccggggCGTGGATCAGGCGGGGTGAGACGGAGATGAGCGccaccccgcgggcgcccagGGCCGGCCCGGTGATGGCGGTGGGTTCGTCGTGGCTGGTGAAGCAGCTATCGCCCGGGACAGCGCGCCCCTCAGCCCCGGCGGAGGaaccgtccccgccgcctccgcccccgcctccgcccccgcccgccccggcgatcccttcgtcgcccccgcgggtgaCGCTCCCTCCCGCTCCGGACATCCCGGTGCCGTCGACCAGGCCctcggctcccgcgtcggAGCCCGTGGCGACGGTGTCGGATTCGGAGACGAAGTTCAAGGCCCCGGGTCCGGAGGCTCTGGCGAAAGagcagaagaagaagggaACCTCCGCACCCGCAACGGCCCCTCCGGCTCCAGCTCCCGAACCTCCATCCCCCGCGACGCTcccccccgcgacgctccCCCCCGCGACGCTTCCCGCACCCCCCGACGACCTcaacgcggtcgccgcggccgccgccgcgagggccatcgagtcgtccctcgcgtcctccaggGCTGGTTCGCCGTCCAAGGGGACGAGGTCGGGACCGGGGCGAcccgacgcggtgctcgcgacgatggacggtgccaaagccgccgcggtcgccgccgcggaggctgccgccaccgcggtctcggagcgcgtgcgccgggAGCTCAGGTTCGTGGCCGAGAGGCAGGACGCGCTGACCCGGCGGGGGGAGGCTGAGTTCAACGCCGTCGTGGCGCAGGTCCTTCCGCTTCACGAGGAGACTAACGCCCTCCGCACGTCCCTGTCCCAGCTGGAGGTGAGGCTGGATTCCGTCGCGGAGCACGTGGCTTCGACGGATGGGGTCAAcatggcggcgtccgccgccgcggtggccgccgccgcgggcgcggaggttgaGGCGCTTCGTGCCCACGTGGCTAAGCAGCAGAAGGCGTCGCAGGACTGGACCGAGAGCGCCATCGCCCACTACGGGCAGCAGGCGTGGGACCACACCCAGCGACTGCTGCTGGAACGAGATCAGTCCGAGCAGGAGCGAGTGAAGCACCTGCAGTcgcagctcgaggagtcGCACCGGTGGCAACGGGAGTTTCagagggacgtcgccgagaagTTTGTCCAGCAGGAATCGGCGGTTGAGGCGATGCGTCGGCAGATGATGcagatggccgccgcgatggaggacaTGCAGGGGGAGCTGGCGCAGCAGGGGGGGCAGAAACAGTCCCAGATGAACGTGATAATGCAGCGCCTGGGGGCGTTGGAGTCTGCCCCGCCCCGACACTCGGTTCCCCACCCAGCTCCGGGGGAGGCGGGTCCAgcggacggggaggagaaGGTGACCTCTAcctccgcccccgacgctcgACTCGATACCATCGAGGCTCGCCTGTCCACCGCCGAAGATCTCCTGGGGCAAACCGCCATGGCTTCGGCGAGGGCCACCGCCCCCATTGCAGAGGCGGTCGGAGACATTGTCCCCGAGATTCACAGCCTCAGGGACCGACTGGCCAAGATGGAGGGGCTCGACTACGGAGAATCCCTGAATACCCTCAACGATAGGTTATCTGCCCTGGAGGCCACGGGAatgcccgtcgcggcgcagggtACGATTGGGGTTGAAGAGATTGTCCCCGAGATTCACAGCCTCAGGGACAGACTGGCCAAGATGGAGGGGCTCAACTATGGAAAATCCCTGAATACCCTCTACGATAGGATATCTACCCTGGAGGCCATGGGAatgcccgtcgcggcgcagggtACGATTGCAGATGACGACAGATCCGAGCTGGAGGCCCGGATAATCCGCGCGGAgtcctccgcggctgcggcggcggcgacggaggtgCAGATTCTCAAGGAAAAATTATCCGAGTTTGGCATGAGGCTGAATCGGgccgaggaggtcgccgcggaggctgccgaggctgCCACCACCACCTCCCCCGGCACCGAGGCGACCAAAAAAGCCGTGCCGGGTCTCCGTTCTAGGGTGGCGGAGATGGAGGTGGAGGTTGCCGCGAGACTGTCGGACGTCGAGTCGCGAAtagccgagctcgcggagacgtgcgtggagacggcggcgttcatcgccgcgacgccggcaccGACCCGAGGGGCTCGCGGGGCCCCGGGTGGATCCGTCAGGGGCTCGCCGAGACGTGTCACACCGTCGCCCCGTAAATCTCCGGTCCCGCCGGAGAGccacgcgagcgagcgaaTCACCGAGGAGAGGCAGGTGACGCTTCACGAAATAGCGTTGGACGCCGTggccgaggtcgaggacCGGCTCGCGGTGAAGATCGCTGAGGTCGAGGCTAAGATGTTCGAGCTCGCgaacgggggcgggggggagTACCCCACGAACGTTGAGACGGAGTTTGCGTCCCCAGCGGGTGTGCCGGTGTCCCCGAGgagccccggcggcggcggaaggaCCCCGAGATCCCCGGGGGGCGGCTTCGGGGTCCGGGGAGAGCTCGACGCTGTCAAGGAGAGACTCCAGGAGCTCAGCGACTCGTTCGTCCAGGTCGATGCTATCGCAGTGGACAACGAGTCCCTGGgaaggcgcgtcgcggagctcgagtcCCTGCAGcaggcgtccgccgccgcgtcgacggctaACTTCAACGCGCACGAGTCCaaactcgccgagctcgccgacgtcgtcagGCGGGTGGAGAACCTGGAGGCGGACGTCGTCAGGCGGGTGGAGAACCTGGAGGCGGACGGGGAGACCTCCAGCGAGCTCGCGGTCGCCATGGCGGGGCGCGTGCACGAGGTTAAGAAGGAGATCGCCGAGATACAGGACACGAAGGCGATCGTATCATCGGTAAAGTCTTCCGTAGCCGCCGTGCAGGCGAAGGTTTcttcgctcgccgcggagacggcggagacgaTCGAGGCCATCAGGGGACGCCAATCGGAGATGGAGGCTGAGCTGAGGAACGTGCCGGGCCTAGTCCAGTCGACGACTCGCAAGGTCTCGGTTAAGGTCGATAACCTGTccgcggaggttgccgaCCTTCGgaagcaccgcgccgccgacgccgagaggATGGTGGAGAACGAGGAGCAGGTGCGACAAGCCAAGGCGAtggcctccaccgcggcgtaccTCGACAAGGAAAACGTCGCCCCGAGGCTCAACGCCCTGGAATCGCTCGATCTCAAGACTCTCCGCCAGCGGCTCGTGGATATGGAGGTCATGCTGCTGGACGCCGCCATGGCtggggaggaggagacggagaCCAGGATCCGAGAGCGAGCCGAGTTTGAGGCGGGACTCACCCCGAGGGAAAAGTTCGAGCGAAggatcgacgccctcgaggagaGCAAACGCACGCGAGCGAGGGCATCCGTGACGGCGAGCTGGGGCAGGGCCGAGAAGAAGCAAGCGGAGGGTATCGTCATCGACGGGTCGTCCTTgaactccgccgccgtggacgccgtcAAGGGAGAAATCGAGAACCTCCAGCGTCGCATAGAGCAGATCGAGCGGGACTTCGTGCAGAGCAGGGTCGATGCCACGACCTCGGACGAGAACgcagcggcggcatcggcgaacgccgaggctgccagcacggcggcgatatccgcggcggcgtcagcggcTGGAGCCGCCGAactcgtcgcggacgaggttgAGAAACTTCGTCGCAGACTCGCAGCCGTCGAAGGTCAGGGGGGGAACACGGGGACGCCCGGGACGCCTAAAAGGGTCGCACCGAGGTCGCCGGACTCGGAATCCCGACCCCGAGCGCCGGACAGCCTCCCACCTCCGGCGGAGCATCCCGCCGAATCCACGATGCGGGGCGCGTTCCAAGgggtcaccgccgaggaggcggctgaggctgcggcggcgctgggccTTTCCTCCAAAGGACCCGCGCCCATCTCCCCGATGGCCAAGGCTaaaaccgcggcggcgagggcgaggcttGCCGCGCAGCACGAGGCGGCCAAACTCGGAATCAAGCTGGGTGATCCTTCGATCAAACCcctcgaggacctcgccgcgtcgatgtcccCGCGCGTTGACCACTCCGACCCCGTCGCgctggccaccgccgcggatcggcaactcgccgcggagctcgccaccgtctgcgcgctcgtcgaacgcgaggaatcgcgtcgcctcgagaTTCGCGAGGACGAGATGCGGTCCCGCATCGAGGGCTCGTCGGAtcgcgccaccgacgccgtcgcaaTCGCGGAGACTCGGGCGGCGCAGAGACGATGGGAAATCGCCATGGAGTCGCAGCTCCTGCGCCTGCGTAAGGCTGCgcacgaggcggaggagcgtcacgcggtcgcggcggcggtcgtgcGGGGTGTCGACGAGGTGGGTCCCGCGCAGGAGGTGGCCGCGCGGCTGTCCTACGTGCACGGCAAGGTGGACGCCATGCTGAGGGCGGAGGGCGTCAGGTTGGAACGAGCTACGTCGAGGGCAGCGGGGGAGGGGCAGCAGCCGCCGTGGGGCGCGGGACCGGGGCTCAAGTCCCCGGGGAAGGTCAAGGCTGCCGAGATCTACAGGCatctcgcggagctcgagaggggggtcagcgcgctcgcgaggaccgccccggccggtaccgtcgccgccgccgtcggcgtttCTCGGTCGATGGGGAAGAAGAACACCGAGGAGTTGGTCGAGGTCAAGTCCCTGCGGCATATGGTACGCGCGGTTCAGACCGAGCTCGGGGGTCTGCAGAagaggctcgacgccgtggacaAGAGgaccaccggcgcgggtcgcgcggagCAGGACATCTACCGCGCGCAGATGTCCGAGGTGCGCTCCGACGTCAAGGCTTTGAAGCGGGGGTTCGCGGAGACGAGGAAGATGGCGGACGATTCCCTCAAGCGAGCCGTCAAATCCGAGTCCacggccgcgggggcgcacgcgcacgccgaagaactgggcgccgcggtcaccgcagcgcgaggcgagaCCGCGCGGCTccgggagcgcgtcgacgccctcgcgcacggcgccgacgccggcctTCGAGCCATCGACGGGAAGGTTGAGCGGGTCAAGAGCTCGTGTCGCGGCGCCAAGGCCACGGGGCGGATGGCGGAGGCCAGGGCGGTGGCGTTGGCGGGTGAGCTCGGCAGGGTGGCTAGGCACGTGGGGTTGGACGGGGTCGGGGAGGCTCTCAGGACGGGGACGCTGTTCCAGCCCCCGAAGGAGATCAAGAAGAGGCCCACGACGTtggaggcgctggcggcggcgcccggggtTGGGCTGGGCACGCCGgcttccgcggcgggggacgaggaggacgacgacctgTTTGATCTACCCTCGCTCGCGGGAgacgtcggggtcggggaggacgcgtcgatcgcgccgccgtctcccaAGGCTGTGGACAAATCGAAGCGGAAGGTGACGTGGAGGGCCAACGTAGACCCGTAG